The following coding sequences are from one bacterium window:
- a CDS encoding PQQ-dependent sugar dehydrogenase gives MKKGIALALVATSFVFLGACGSSDSNGEPDGTPTPTPTPTSAPQPNQVVFTPVGAEIAEDLIDLEFLPGRNGESIAIGLGGTVYYLRADFTPLSQTASIAVDDDNEQGLLNVAADPDYGSNGQIYLYYTVEGSNPDINRVTRYGVQVDVDNDTFELVNGQDIIEFNKNQAPAPGPNHNGGGMVFGANRQLFIGVGDGGGSSSSDTDEELSQLYEISLGKVHRIIPNENAPGFTFPDCQVIPEGDDIDCDTGTPTTVYSIGLRNPFTLTVDEESDLFLGDVGEGAFEEINCVYFANENYGWPHCEGDCDPRVPGFQDPIHGFAHSDETFNNQDPEENQPGGPQSIMASAYYFGDQYDGRFTGKLIYNEFYDGWVRLLTLDAADRVIGDEHIGHQRGLTGLHENPADGLLYGPALFGSSQILRLDLLP, from the coding sequence ATGAAAAAAGGAATCGCCCTGGCCTTGGTGGCCACCAGCTTTGTCTTCTTGGGAGCCTGCGGCTCCTCGGATTCCAACGGCGAGCCCGACGGGACCCCGACGCCCACTCCGACCCCGACCTCGGCGCCCCAGCCCAATCAAGTCGTCTTCACGCCGGTCGGAGCCGAAATCGCCGAGGACTTGATCGATCTGGAGTTCCTGCCCGGCCGGAACGGCGAGTCGATCGCGATCGGCTTGGGCGGCACGGTTTATTACCTCCGGGCCGACTTCACGCCGCTGAGCCAGACGGCCAGCATCGCGGTCGATGACGACAATGAGCAGGGCCTGCTCAATGTGGCCGCCGATCCGGATTACGGCAGCAATGGCCAGATCTACCTGTACTACACCGTCGAAGGCTCGAACCCCGATATCAATCGGGTCACTCGCTACGGCGTCCAAGTCGACGTCGATAACGATACTTTCGAGCTGGTGAACGGGCAGGACATCATCGAGTTCAACAAGAACCAGGCTCCGGCCCCCGGTCCCAACCACAATGGCGGCGGCATGGTGTTCGGCGCCAATCGCCAGCTCTTCATCGGCGTCGGCGATGGCGGGGGCAGCTCGAGCTCCGACACCGACGAGGAATTGAGCCAGCTCTACGAAATCTCCCTGGGCAAGGTCCATCGCATCATCCCCAATGAGAACGCGCCGGGCTTCACGTTTCCCGACTGCCAGGTGATTCCGGAAGGCGATGACATCGATTGCGACACCGGAACCCCAACGACGGTTTACTCCATCGGCTTGCGTAATCCATTCACCTTGACCGTCGATGAAGAGTCCGACCTCTTCCTCGGCGACGTCGGCGAAGGAGCCTTCGAAGAGATCAACTGCGTCTATTTCGCCAATGAGAATTACGGCTGGCCCCATTGCGAAGGCGACTGTGACCCTCGGGTTCCCGGCTTCCAAGATCCGATCCACGGCTTCGCCCACAGCGACGAGACCTTCAACAACCAAGACCCCGAGGAGAACCAGCCCGGCGGTCCCCAATCGATCATGGCCTCGGCCTATTACTTCGGCGACCAATACGACGGCCGTTTCACCGGCAAGCTGATCTACAACGAGTTCTACGACGGCTGGGTCCGCCTGCTAACCTTGGACGCCGCCGATCGGGTGATCGGCGACGAGCACATCGGCCATCAGCGCGGGCTCACCGGCCTCCACGAGAACCCGGCCGACGGCCTGCTCTACGGTCCGGCGCTCTTCGGCTCCTCGCAGATCTTGCGGCTGGATTTGCTGCCGTAG
- the mutY gene encoding A/G-specific adenine glycosylase, whose translation MQIHSTFRTNFRRKLLQWYRKHKRDLPWRRKRDPYAIWVSEIMLQQTQVVTVIPYYEKFLTCFPTLRALAEAPEEAVLAQWAGLGYYRRAKLLHRGAQAVLKQHGGRMPENAGGLRELPGIGPYTAGAIASIAFGQAEPLVDGNVVRVLSRIFRRRGHAKAGRLQKEIWALAAELIDPQDPGDFNQGLMELGATVCRVVLPSCHRCPVAGLCAAAQSGDPESFPETPPAQKTLRLTRGVAVALRGEAVLLLKPKVSRWFQGMWALPQEYVGEGDEGAGLLRAGLKAKLGLEFEPQESLPATVHGITHHRITSLAWRGLAAGRLRPSADYEEARFFPLEEVKTLALPKLDRKVLDAAQIRPGAA comes from the coding sequence ATGCAAATCCATTCAACGTTTCGGACAAATTTTCGGCGTAAACTGCTTCAGTGGTACCGAAAACACAAGCGGGATCTGCCCTGGCGGCGGAAGCGGGATCCCTACGCCATCTGGGTCAGCGAGATCATGCTCCAGCAGACCCAAGTCGTGACCGTCATTCCCTACTACGAAAAATTTCTGACCTGTTTTCCGACCTTGCGGGCCCTGGCCGAGGCGCCGGAAGAGGCCGTCCTCGCCCAGTGGGCCGGGCTCGGCTATTACCGCCGGGCCAAGCTCCTGCATCGCGGCGCCCAAGCGGTGCTGAAGCAACACGGCGGACGGATGCCGGAAAACGCCGGCGGGCTCCGCGAGCTGCCGGGCATCGGGCCCTACACCGCCGGCGCCATCGCCTCGATCGCCTTCGGTCAAGCCGAGCCCTTGGTCGACGGCAACGTCGTCCGCGTCCTCTCCCGGATCTTCCGCCGCCGCGGCCACGCCAAGGCAGGCCGCCTACAGAAAGAGATTTGGGCCCTGGCCGCCGAGCTGATCGATCCCCAGGACCCCGGCGATTTCAACCAGGGCCTGATGGAGCTGGGCGCCACGGTCTGCCGGGTGGTCCTGCCCTCCTGCCACCGCTGCCCGGTCGCCGGCCTCTGTGCCGCCGCCCAGAGTGGCGATCCGGAGTCTTTCCCCGAAACCCCGCCGGCTCAAAAGACCCTGCGCCTCACTCGCGGGGTGGCGGTGGCCTTACGCGGCGAGGCGGTGCTCTTGCTCAAACCCAAGGTCTCGCGCTGGTTTCAAGGGATGTGGGCCCTGCCTCAGGAATATGTCGGGGAAGGCGACGAGGGCGCCGGCCTGCTCCGCGCCGGCCTCAAAGCCAAGCTGGGCCTGGAATTCGAGCCGCAGGAGAGCTTGCCGGCCACGGTTCACGGGATCACCCATCACCGCATCACCTCGCTCGCCTGGCGCGGCCTGGCCGCCGGTCGGCTGAGGCCCTCGGCCGACTATGAGGAAGCCCGCTTTTTCCCGCTGGAGGAAGTGAAGACCTTGGCCCTGCCCAAGCTCGATCGCAAGGTGCTGGATGCCGCCCAGATCAGGCCGGGAGCCGCTTAG
- a CDS encoding gamma-glutamyl-gamma-aminobutyrate hydrolase family protein (Members of this family of hydrolases with an active site Cys residue belong to MEROPS family C26.): MAKIDVFQHVPHENLGSFERTLAEAGVEVRYIHSYREDLARLKLSEREGLSGVIVLGGPMSANDGEELPFIREELRLIEEAMKLELPFLGVCLGSQLLAKALGKRVYRGEAKEIGWYPLWMRPEAKQDPLFQDFPAKLEMFQWHGETFELPYGSTLLASSQLYLHQAFRYGKAAYGLQFHAEMTPEMIAEWEREGRAEIERAGLKARWESIEAENDRHLPRLRSLGEAAMRGFAKLLK; encoded by the coding sequence ATGGCAAAAATCGACGTCTTTCAACATGTCCCGCATGAAAACTTGGGCAGCTTCGAAAGGACGCTGGCCGAGGCGGGCGTCGAGGTCCGCTACATCCACTCCTACCGCGAGGACTTGGCCCGGCTGAAATTGAGCGAGCGCGAGGGCTTGAGCGGCGTGATCGTCCTCGGCGGCCCGATGAGCGCCAACGACGGCGAGGAGCTCCCCTTCATCCGCGAGGAGCTGCGGCTGATCGAGGAGGCGATGAAGCTGGAGCTGCCCTTCCTCGGCGTTTGCCTGGGCTCCCAGCTTTTGGCCAAGGCCCTGGGCAAGCGGGTTTACCGCGGCGAGGCCAAGGAGATCGGCTGGTACCCGCTCTGGATGCGGCCGGAAGCCAAGCAAGACCCGCTCTTCCAGGATTTCCCCGCCAAGCTCGAGATGTTCCAGTGGCATGGCGAGACTTTCGAGCTGCCTTACGGCTCGACCCTTTTGGCTTCTTCCCAGCTTTACCTTCATCAAGCCTTTCGCTATGGAAAGGCCGCTTACGGCCTCCAGTTTCATGCCGAGATGACGCCCGAGATGATCGCCGAATGGGAGCGGGAAGGCCGGGCAGAGATCGAGCGGGCCGGCTTGAAGGCCCGCTGGGAGAGCATCGAGGCCGAAAACGACCGTCATTTGCCGCGCTTACGGAGCTTGGGCGAAGCGGCGATGCGCGGCTTCGCAAAGCTTTTGAAATAG
- a CDS encoding flavin reductase family protein, protein MSESNLKEQIGHALGRIASGVAVLTTEDKGQSGAMLASWYQQASFEPPMISFAVKRGRPVVEMIQHSKKLALNILHTGQKDMLGHFGRGFEPGQDPFKGIKIERQGLGVPILKNCLCYLECELKHEYEAGDHLIFVAQVVNAGSEEEGQPMVHLRRNGFNY, encoded by the coding sequence ATGTCGGAATCCAACCTGAAAGAACAGATCGGGCACGCCCTGGGCCGCATTGCCAGCGGAGTGGCGGTCTTGACGACCGAAGACAAGGGTCAAAGCGGCGCGATGCTGGCGTCCTGGTACCAGCAGGCGAGCTTCGAGCCGCCGATGATCAGCTTCGCGGTGAAGCGCGGCCGGCCGGTGGTCGAGATGATCCAGCATTCGAAGAAGCTGGCCCTCAACATCCTGCACACCGGGCAAAAAGACATGCTGGGCCATTTCGGCCGGGGTTTCGAGCCGGGCCAAGATCCCTTCAAGGGCATCAAGATTGAGCGGCAGGGCTTGGGCGTTCCGATCCTGAAGAATTGCCTCTGCTATCTGGAATGCGAGCTGAAGCACGAGTACGAAGCCGGCGACCACTTGATCTTCGTGGCCCAAGTCGTCAATGCCGGCAGCGAGGAAGAGGGCCAGCCGATGGTTCATCTGCGGCGGAACGGATTTAATTACTGA